A DNA window from Arachis duranensis cultivar V14167 chromosome 3, aradu.V14167.gnm2.J7QH, whole genome shotgun sequence contains the following coding sequences:
- the LOC107481617 gene encoding 1-Cys peroxiredoxin — translation MPGLTIGDTIPDLEAETTQGKINLHHFCSNSWTILFSHPGDFTPVCTTELGKMAEYAKEFNQRGVKLLGLSCDDIQSHNEWIKDIEAFTPGCKVSYPIMSDPKREIIKKLNMVDPDEKDSSGNNLPSRALHIVGPDLQVKLSFLYPATTGRNMDEVVRVVESLQKASKFKIATPANWKPGDPAVIQPSVTDQQAKDMFPQGFETKDLPSGKNYLRFTKV, via the exons ATGCCAGGCCTTACCATTGGAGACACAATCCCTGACCTTGAAGCTGAAACCACCCAGGGCAAGATCAACCTCCACCACTTCTGTTCTAATTCATGGACCATCCTCTTCTCTCACcctg GTGATTTCACCCCGGTTTGTACCACGGAACTTGGGAAGATGGCTGAGTATGCTAAAGAGTTTAATCAGCGAGGAGTGAAGCTATTGGGTTTATCATGCGATGACATTCAATCCCACAATGAATGGATCAAAGACATTGAAGCCTTCACT CCAGGTTGCAAGGTGAGTTACCCAATCATGTCAGACCCAAAGAGAGAGATAATCAAGAAGCTGAACATGGTGGACCCTGATGAGAAAGATTCCAGTGGCAATAATCTACCTTCTAGGGCTCTTCACATAGTGGGGCCTGATCTTCAGGTGAAGCTGAGTTTTCTGTACCCAGCAACAACAGGGAGGAACATGGATGAAGTAGTGAGGGTGGTGGAGTCTCTGCAGAAGGCTTCAAAGTTCAAGATTGCAACACCAGCAAACTGGAAGCCAGGGGACCCTGCTGTCATTCAGCCAAGTGTCACTGATCAACAAGCCAAGGACATGTTCCCTCAAGGTTTTGAAACTAAGGATCTCCCTTCAGGGAAAAACTACTTGCGCTTCACCAAAGTTtga